Proteins encoded together in one Cryptococcus tetragattii IND107 chromosome 14, whole genome shotgun sequence window:
- a CDS encoding 26S protease regulatory subunit 10B — protein sequence MSAEASTSQQVVAPQGMAPEKYQAINAYRDKVKEHSRMSEQLKNVRLNIRTLGNDYDKTEDDIKALQSVGQIIGEVLKQLDDERFIVKASSGPRYVVSYRPTLPAHKLKPTTRVSLDMTTLTIMRILPREVDPMVYNMSLEDPGSATFAGIGGLGEQVRELREVIELPLMNPELFERVGINPPKGVLLYGPPGTGKTLLARAVAATLNTNFLKVVSSAIVDKYIGESARLIREMFAYAREHEPCVIFMDEIDAIGGRRFSQGTSADREIQRTLMELLNQMDGFDSLGRTKIIMATNRPDTLDPALLRPGRLDRKIEIPLPNEQGRLEILKIHAKKVNKSGDIDYEAIVKLSDGFNGADLRNVCTEAGMFAIREDRDAVVQEDFMKAVRKLNEAKKHETTMDYSAV from the exons ATGTCAGCCGAAGCTTCAACATCGCAGCAGGTAGTCGCTCCTCAGGGAATGGCCCCGGAAAAGTATCAAGCGATCAACGCTTACCGCGAT AAAGTCAAGGAGCATAGCAGAATGTCTGAGCAGCTCAAAAATG TCCGCTTAAACATCCGGACTCTTGGAAATGACTATGACAAGACGGAAGACGATATCAAGGCGCTTCAAAGTGTCGGTCAAATCATCGGAGAAGTATTAAAGCAGCTTGACGATGAACGAT TCATCGTCAAGGCATCTTCTGGGCCCCGATACGTCGTATCCTACCGACCGACTTTACCCGCCCACAAGCTCAAACCTACTACCCGAGTCTCCCTCGACATGACAACCCTCACAATCATGCGTATCCTCCCTCGTGAAGTCGACCCTATGGTCTACAACATGTCTCTTGAAGATCCCGGATCAGCCACTTTTGCGGGTATCGGTGGTTTGGGCGAACAAGTGAGAGAGTTGAGAGAGGTTATTGAATTGCCTTTGATGAACCCCGAACTGTTCGAG CGAGTTGGTATTAACCCCCCCAAGGGTGTGTTGCTTTACGGTCCCCCCGGTACAGGAAAGACGCTCCTCGCAAGAGCGGTAGCTGCTACTCTGAATACCAACTTTTTAAAAGTCGTATCTTCTGCC ATTGTTGACAAGTACATTGGTGAATCAGCACGTCTTATTCGAGAAATGTTTGCCTATGCCAGAGAACACGAGCCATGCGTAATTTTTATGGACGAAATTGATGCtattggaggaagaagattctCACAAGGAACAAGTGCTGATCGAGAAATCCAACGTACACTCATGGAA CTTCTCAACCAAATGGACGGCTTTGACTCCCTCGGCCGCACAAAAATCATCATGGCCACCAACCGTCCTGACACACTCGACCCTGCTCTCCTCCGTCCTGGTCGTCTTGATCGAAAGATTGAGATTCCCCTTCCTAACGAGCAAGGTCGATTGGAGATTTTAAAGATTCACGCGAAAAAGGTGAATAAGAGTGGGGATATCGATTATGAGGCGATTGTGAAGTTGAGTGATGGGTTTAATGGTGCTGATTTGAGGAATGTTTGTACCGAG GCCGGCATGTTTGCTATTCGTGAAGATAGGGACGCTGTGGTCCAAGAAGACTTTATGAAGGCTGTCAGAAAGCTGAACGAGGCAAAGAAACACGAGACCACTAT GGATTATAGTGCTGTATAA